The proteins below come from a single Streptomyces tubercidicus genomic window:
- a CDS encoding zf-HC2 domain-containing protein produces the protein MSDTEDPHEAVGAYALHALPPEEAAAFATHLAGCDACTREVADLEATVACLAEAEAVTPPDALRRRVLERIATTTQEQLLRREPSRREGPRLDLEV, from the coding sequence ATGTCTGACACCGAGGATCCGCACGAGGCCGTCGGGGCGTATGCCCTGCACGCCCTGCCGCCCGAGGAGGCGGCCGCCTTCGCCACCCACCTGGCGGGCTGTGACGCCTGCACCCGGGAGGTCGCCGACCTGGAGGCCACCGTGGCCTGTCTGGCCGAGGCGGAAGCGGTCACCCCGCCGGACGCGCTGCGCCGGCGGGTGCTCGAACGGATCGCGACCACCACCCAGGAACAGCTGCTCCGCCGCGAGCCGTCCCGCCGCGAGGGACCGCGTCTGGACCTGGAGGTCTGA
- the sigK gene encoding ECF RNA polymerase sigma factor SigK, with amino-acid sequence MDGLLVRVAQGDEHAFVGVYDALVVPVMGLAYRILRDEAQAEEVTQDVMIEVWRKADRYRPERGAAKSWVLTLAHRRAVERVRSVRAGVERERKAAQLAHQTPFDEVVEAVEEREERAEVYRCLAGLGNTQRLPLVLAYYQGLTYAEVAEALSTPAGTVKTRMRTGLRRLRVCLGGD; translated from the coding sequence GTGGACGGGCTGCTCGTGCGGGTTGCCCAGGGTGACGAGCATGCGTTCGTCGGCGTGTACGACGCCCTCGTGGTGCCCGTGATGGGCCTGGCCTACCGGATCCTGCGGGACGAGGCGCAGGCTGAAGAGGTGACACAGGACGTGATGATCGAGGTATGGCGGAAGGCCGACCGGTACCGTCCCGAGCGCGGCGCCGCGAAGTCCTGGGTCCTGACGCTGGCCCACCGGCGGGCGGTGGAACGGGTGCGGTCGGTGCGGGCCGGCGTGGAGCGTGAGCGGAAGGCCGCGCAGCTGGCTCACCAGACCCCGTTCGACGAGGTCGTGGAGGCCGTCGAGGAGCGGGAGGAACGGGCCGAGGTCTACCGCTGCCTGGCCGGCCTCGGGAACACCCAGCGCCTGCCGCTGGTCCTCGCCTACTACCAGGGACTGACCTACGCGGAGGTAGCCGAGGCCCTGTCCACCCCCGCCGGCACGGTGAAGACGAGGATGCGCACCGGCCTGCGGCGACTGCGCGTCTGTCTGGGAGGCGACTGA